Below is a genomic region from Citrobacter telavivensis.
AGCCACAGGCCCGGGGCCGCCTGAACGCGTTGCTGTTCAGCATTGTGTTTATCGGTATGGCGTTAGGTTCCGTGCTCGGCAGTCAGGTGTATGCGCTGGCGAACTGGCAAGGTGTCGTCACCCTGGCCACGCTCAGTGGCGCCATTGCGCTGGTCATCAGACTGGCGGGGAAGCGGTCATCTGCCCATCTGCGCGTTAGCGTATAACCGGCAAAAAAATGCCCGCTCCGGGGTGAGTTGGAGCGGGCAGACAAAACATACCCAGTTTCATGATATGTTTCAAATCGGTATTAACGGTTGAGCTGGAACAGCGACATCCCCTGCATATCGGTAAAGGCTTTATAAGATGCCTGAAGCGCCGCCTGCTGCATGACATACGACGAAATCGCCGCGTTCCAGTCCACATCCACCAGATTACTCATCTGCTGCGTTTGCCCTAATGCGCGATCGGTACCCAGCGAGTCCAGTGAACTCAACTCACTCAGTTGGGTACCCAGTTCCGCACGCACGCTCAGTACGTTGTTGAGTGAGTTCTTCAGGCCACGGTTGGTTTTATCAATCACCGCTTTCGCCTGCTCTTTCAGCGTTGCATCATCACCCACCGGCGATTTCAGTGACTCAATCGCCGAATCCAGCATTTTAAACAGGCTAGTTTCGGACGTCCCGTTGTTGGGTTCCGGAACCGCATTACTGGTGATGGTGTCGAAAATTTTATTGCCGGTGTGGCCGATGATCATCGTGCGGGAAGCATCGACCTGTTGAGTGATGCTATCTGTACCGCCGCTGTAGGTGCCGTCAGCCTGAGCAAACGGCGCCGTTTCCGTTTTATAACCGGCAAAAATATAGCGCCCGTTACCGTCGGTGCTGTTTGCCAGGTTCATCAACTGATCGCGGATCCCCTGCAAGTCAGTTGCCAGCGAGGCGCGGTCATCGTCGCTTAACGTCCCGTTACCGGCACTGACGATTTTTTCCTGCGCGCTCTGTATCGCCGTCGTCACCTGGCTCAGTACGTTCTCTTCCAGCGAAACCTTCTGCGTGGCGAAGGTTCGCGCCAGGGCGAACTGGCTGTTCTCCGCCTGCGCCTGTGACAGCACCACGGCCTGCGAGGCGGCGATAGGATCGTCAGACGGATTGATCACCCGCTTCCCCGTCGACATCTGCTCACCGTACTTCATCCATTCTGCCTGGGAATTGGTAATACCGCGCATGTTCTGCTGATACATCATTTGGGTACTGATACGCATCGTTTCCTGCTCCCTTAGCGAATATTCAGCAGTGCATCAAACAGAGAGTTAGCGGTTTGCAACACCTGAGCGTTGGCCAGGTAATACTGTTGGAAACGTTGCAGGTTGCCGTACTCTTCGTCAAGGTTGACGCCGGAAATAGACTGTTGCTGATTGCTCAACTGCGTCACCACGTTGTTCTGAGTGGTGCTGCTGGTTTTCAGCGTCGCGGTTTTGCTACCCACATTACTTACCAGCGTGGCATAGGCGTCGTTAAACGATTTTGAGCCGCCCACGGTGGTGTCGTTCTTTTGCAGATCCAGCAGCGCCTGGCCGTTGCGGTTGTCGCTCTCGCCTGCCGTTGCGTTCTGAGCCATCGCAATTTGCGACTCGTTGGTCACCTTAACACCCATGTTGATGATGGCGTCGCTGACCGGCTTGACGATGAAGCTGTCATTTTCAGCGGCCGTAGCATCAACAGTGATCTCCAGACCATCAAAGGTCAGTTTGCCCGCGTCATCGGTGGCTTCAAAACTGGTGCCATCAGCAAGACGTGTGACCTGCCATTTGGCCCCGTCGTAGACCATCTTATAATCGGTCGCCTGGACTTCTGAAGCAGTCTTCACTGTCGCGGAGATGCTGCCCGTATTCTTTTTATTTCCATACACTGCCGGGTCGCCGATACTGAAGAAATCGACATCGGTATTGCCGTTCGCATCGTAACCCTCCCGGTGCTGCTGGTTAAATGCGTCAGCGAACGCCAGCGCCAGTTGCCCCAGCGTATTGCGCGTCTGGTCCAGATCCTGAGAACGGAAGGTCAGCAATCCGCCGAGCGAACCGGTCGTCATCAATTTTTCCGGAATTTCGATATTGCCCGCGATGGAATCCACATAGGCAACGGTGGTACGCGAAGGATCAGCCTGCGACTGAACTGCCGCTAACTGGCGCGCATTGCTGCCCTGTACCAGTGAGTAACCGTTCGCCATGGTGATGTTATAGGTGCCGCCATCCTGCACGCTCACCTCGACACCGACGATTTTGTTCAGCTCGCTGACCAACTGGTCGCGCTGATCAAGCAGGTCATTCGGCGACGCCCCTGCCCCCACGCCGGTCAGACGCGAGATCTGGTCGTTCAGGCTGGCAATCTGCTTACTGTAGTTGTTGATCTGATCGACGCTGGAACCGATCGCGATATTGACCTGTTTGTCCTGATCGCGCAGATACTGGTCGGTCGTTTTAAACTGGTTAACCAGCCCGTTGGCTTTACCAATCAGCGTCTGACGCGCCGCCGGATCTTCGGCGTTACTCACCAGCGTTTGCAGGCTGGTGAAAAAATCCTGCATTGACACGGAGACAGAACTGGTTTTGCTGGCCAGCAGATTATCGACTTTGGACATCTGCTCATAACGGGTCGTCAGACCGCTGCTCTGATTCTGCGCCGCACGCAGCTGATTGGTAATGAACGAATCGTATTCGCGCTGTACACCCGAAACATAGACACCATTGCCCACCCAACCACCGGCACCCAGCGTGCTATTGGCTTGCGCCATAATGGTCGTCTGACGGGTATAACCCGCAACGTTATAGCTGGAGATGTTGTTACTGGCAGTATTCAGCGCCGCCTGAGCCGCGCTCAGCCCGCTCATGGCGTTATTAATCAAGCTGGACATGGAAGTTCCTTTTAATCCTTCAGTTACAAATTATTATCGGCAGCAGGTCGTGGGACTTGAGCCCTTTAGAAGAGATTGTCGAGATTCGTGCTGTAGGCGTTGCTCACCTTCTCGCTCATCGACTTCAGCTGTTGGATCATGCTGGTCAATTTACGCGCATAGTTCGGATCGGTGGCATAGCCCGCGCTCTGCAATGCCTGTGCGCCCTGCTCCGCCGTGACCGCCGTGGTCACGGCAGCGTAGCGCGGATTACGGGTCAGCAGACCAACGTAATCCGACAGCGCTTCGAGATACGAGCTGTACACGCGGAACTTGGCCTTCACCTTTTTCGCTTCGCCGTTTTCATATTCAGTGGTAGTGATTTCCGTCACTGGCCCTTTCCAGTTGCCGGAGGCCTTCACGCCAAACAGGTTGAAGCTCGGCTCGCCGTTTTCCCGGCGAATCTGCCGCTGGCCCCAGCCCGATTCCAGCGCCGCCTGCGCCAGAATCAGGTGATGCGGTACGCCGCTCTGTTCACTGGCCAGACGAGCCGGAAGGGACAACTGGGCGAGGAAGTCTTTGCTGTCGCCGGAGAGCGGTTCATCATTGCTCTCCAGCGTTCTCGGCATCGCTTTACGCACCAGTTGCGTCAGCGCCTGATTCTGATAACTGGTCACCGTTTCCAGCGGGAACTTCATCGGCACCTGCGGGGTATCTTCCGCTGGCTGCGTCTGCCCCTGCGTCATCTGCTTAACCATCATTTCCGCCAGCCCCAGTCCTTTCCCGGCGGTCATCTGCTGCGCAATCTGCTGGTCATACATGCTGGTATACAGGCGCGTCTGATCGCTGCTGAAGACGCCGTCTTTCGGCAGCGCTTCGCGCATGCTTTTCAGCATCATCTGGACGAACATCCCTTCCACCTGTCGGGCCACCGGACGGATGTTCGCCGCCGGATCCTGACCCGCTTTCGCCTTCAGTTCGTTCAGCGATTGTGCATCCCAGGCGGCGCTGGCCATCAGTTTGCTGTCGCTAATCATCAGATGATTTCCAGTTTCGCGCGTAAGCAACCGGCGCTCTGCATGGACTGCAGAATTGACATCAGATCCATCGGCGTTGCCCCCAGCGCATTCAGCGCACGGACCACGTTGTTCAGATTGGCACTGGAGCGGACGCTTTGCAGCGAACCGCCGCTCTGGCGCAGATCGATCTGCGTTTGCGGCGTAACCACCGTCTGACCGCCGCCAAACGGCGTATCCGGCTGGCTTACGTTAGCCTGACGGTTAACGGTGACGGAGAGATTCCCCTGCGCAACGGCACAGCTATCCAGCATCACTTCGCGGTTCATCACCACTGAACCGGTACGTGAGTTGATCACCACTTTCGCATCCTGCGGCGTCATGCTCACCTCCATGTTCTGGATATCCGCCAGGAAGCGAACCTGAGAACTGTTGCCGCTCGGCACGCGAACCTGAATCGTACGCGCATCCAGCGCGGTGGCGCTGCCAAAGCCGCGCGACCGGTTGATGGTGTCAGCAATTTGCTGCGCCATGGTGAAATCTTCATTATTCAGTTGCAGGTTCAGCGTGTTACCCGCGCCGAACTGGCTGGGCAACTCACGTTCAATCGTGGCCCCGTTGGTGATTCGACCGCCGTTAAGCTGGTTCACCTGCACGCTGCTGCCCCCCGCAGACGCCCCGGCGCCGCCGACTAAAATATTCCCCTGCGCCAGCGCATATACCTGGCTGTCGACCCCTTTCAACGGCGTCATCAGCAGCGTACCGCCGCGCAGACTTTTGGCGTTCCCCAGCGAAGACACCACCACGTCGATGGTTTGTCCCTGGCGGCCAAAAGCCGGGAAGGAGGCGGTAACCATCACCGCCGCGACGTTTTTCAACTGCATGTTCGTCCCGGTCGGCACAGTGATCCCGAGCTGCGAGAGCATGTTGTTCAGGGTTTGTGTGGTAAATGGCGTCTGGGTGGTCTGGTCACCGGTCCCGTCCAGCCCCACCACCAGCCCATAGCCAATTAACGAGTTTTCACGCACGCCCTGCACGCTGGTCAAATCGCGGATACGATCGGCGTGCGCCAGCGTGGCGACGAGGACCAGAACCAGTCCAACAACAGATTTCAACATGGGAGACCTCGCTTACATCGGCGACAGGTTAAGGAAGAAACGCTGGAGCCAGCCCATATTTTGCGCTTCGTTGATGTAGCCGTTACCGACATATTCAATACGTGCATCCGCAACCTGCGTTGACGGAACGGAGTTGCTGCCGCTGATGGTGCGCGGATTCACAACCCCGGAGAAGCGGATGAACTCAGTGCCCTGGTTAATGGCAATCTGTTTTTCACCCACGACATGTAAATTGCCGTTAACCAGCACCTGATCGACGGTCACGGTCAGCGTGCCGCTAAAGGTATTGCTGGCGTTGGCCCCGCCCTTACCGTTAAAGGTGTTACCGCCGGAAGCCTCGACGTCCGCTCGCGCGTTGCCGAATAACCCTTGCAGATAGCGCGGAACGGTATCAAAGCCAAAGTTAGTTTTGCCATCGCGACTGGCGTTGGCGGAAGAGCTCTTACTGGCACTGACGTTTTCCTGCAGTACGATGGTCAGCGTATCGCCGATGTTGCGCGGACGACGGTCTTCAAACAGTGGCTGATAGCCATAGTTGATGGGCTGCGCGGACTGAAAAATCGAACCATTTGCCACCGGCGTCGGGCCAGGAATAGGCTGCGCCGTGGTCGCGCCCTGGACGAGCGGAGTGGAAGGTATCCAGGCACATCCTGACAGTGAAACCACCAGCAGGGCCATGATCGGGTAAGCGTGCGCAGCGTTTTTTTGCATTGCCTTTATCTTCTGAATCAGGGTGCCGGTGAAGCGAAAGCCTCACCGGACAACGCCTTAAAGTTGCGTCAGTTTTTGCAGCATCTGGTCGGTCGTTGAGACCGCTTTGCTGTTGATTTCGTAAGCGCGTTGAACCTGAATCATGTTGACCAGTTCTTCCGCGACGTTGACGTTGGACGTCTCAACGTAGCCCTGGTACAACAGACCGGCCCCGTTCAGAC
It encodes:
- the flgL gene encoding flagellar hook-filament junction protein FlgL — protein: MRISTQMMYQQNMRGITNSQAEWMKYGEQMSTGKRVINPSDDPIAASQAVVLSQAQAENSQFALARTFATQKVSLEENVLSQVTTAIQSAQEKIVSAGNGTLSDDDRASLATDLQGIRDQLMNLANSTDGNGRYIFAGYKTETAPFAQADGTYSGGTDSITQQVDASRTMIIGHTGNKIFDTITSNAVPEPNNGTSETSLFKMLDSAIESLKSPVGDDATLKEQAKAVIDKTNRGLKNSLNNVLSVRAELGTQLSELSSLDSLGTDRALGQTQQMSNLVDVDWNAAISSYVMQQAALQASYKAFTDMQGMSLFQLNR
- the flgK gene encoding flagellar hook-associated protein FlgK — translated: MSSLINNAMSGLSAAQAALNTASNNISSYNVAGYTRQTTIMAQANSTLGAGGWVGNGVYVSGVQREYDSFITNQLRAAQNQSSGLTTRYEQMSKVDNLLASKTSSVSVSMQDFFTSLQTLVSNAEDPAARQTLIGKANGLVNQFKTTDQYLRDQDKQVNIAIGSSVDQINNYSKQIASLNDQISRLTGVGAGASPNDLLDQRDQLVSELNKIVGVEVSVQDGGTYNITMANGYSLVQGSNARQLAAVQSQADPSRTTVAYVDSIAGNIEIPEKLMTTGSLGGLLTFRSQDLDQTRNTLGQLALAFADAFNQQHREGYDANGNTDVDFFSIGDPAVYGNKKNTGSISATVKTASEVQATDYKMVYDGAKWQVTRLADGTSFEATDDAGKLTFDGLEITVDATAAENDSFIVKPVSDAIINMGVKVTNESQIAMAQNATAGESDNRNGQALLDLQKNDTTVGGSKSFNDAYATLVSNVGSKTATLKTSSTTQNNVVTQLSNQQQSISGVNLDEEYGNLQRFQQYYLANAQVLQTANSLFDALLNIR
- the flgJ gene encoding flagellar assembly peptidoglycan hydrolase FlgJ codes for the protein MISDSKLMASAAWDAQSLNELKAKAGQDPAANIRPVARQVEGMFVQMMLKSMREALPKDGVFSSDQTRLYTSMYDQQIAQQMTAGKGLGLAEMMVKQMTQGQTQPAEDTPQVPMKFPLETVTSYQNQALTQLVRKAMPRTLESNDEPLSGDSKDFLAQLSLPARLASEQSGVPHHLILAQAALESGWGQRQIRRENGEPSFNLFGVKASGNWKGPVTEITTTEYENGEAKKVKAKFRVYSSYLEALSDYVGLLTRNPRYAAVTTAVTAEQGAQALQSAGYATDPNYARKLTSMIQQLKSMSEKVSNAYSTNLDNLF
- the flgI gene encoding flagellar basal body P-ring protein FlgI; amino-acid sequence: MLKSVVGLVLVLVATLAHADRIRDLTSVQGVRENSLIGYGLVVGLDGTGDQTTQTPFTTQTLNNMLSQLGITVPTGTNMQLKNVAAVMVTASFPAFGRQGQTIDVVVSSLGNAKSLRGGTLLMTPLKGVDSQVYALAQGNILVGGAGASAGGSSVQVNQLNGGRITNGATIERELPSQFGAGNTLNLQLNNEDFTMAQQIADTINRSRGFGSATALDARTIQVRVPSGNSSQVRFLADIQNMEVSMTPQDAKVVINSRTGSVVMNREVMLDSCAVAQGNLSVTVNRQANVSQPDTPFGGGQTVVTPQTQIDLRQSGGSLQSVRSSANLNNVVRALNALGATPMDLMSILQSMQSAGCLRAKLEII
- the flgH gene encoding flagellar basal body L-ring protein FlgH; this encodes MQKNAAHAYPIMALLVVSLSGCAWIPSTPLVQGATTAQPIPGPTPVANGSIFQSAQPINYGYQPLFEDRRPRNIGDTLTIVLQENVSASKSSSANASRDGKTNFGFDTVPRYLQGLFGNARADVEASGGNTFNGKGGANASNTFSGTLTVTVDQVLVNGNLHVVGEKQIAINQGTEFIRFSGVVNPRTISGSNSVPSTQVADARIEYVGNGYINEAQNMGWLQRFFLNLSPM